The Shewanella zhangzhouensis genome has a window encoding:
- a CDS encoding DUF2087 domain-containing protein, translating to MKQVIPFVAADISALAKSLRKQLMACEQFPTHVEMLNLLAKASGHQNFQQLKAQQLPLEADESGLDPLAVDIPAKLKPFMGQDYVLRQWPGRYALQQQSLWFFWCRFRYGVEYSEAEVNALLKPFIGFGDHPLIRRELVNKSLLGRTDDGGRYWRQSAIPPAGFERLADVW from the coding sequence ATGAAACAGGTTATTCCATTTGTGGCCGCCGATATCTCGGCATTGGCCAAGTCCCTTCGCAAGCAGTTGATGGCTTGCGAGCAATTCCCTACCCATGTAGAAATGCTGAACCTGCTCGCCAAGGCCAGTGGGCATCAAAACTTTCAGCAGCTTAAGGCGCAGCAGTTACCGCTGGAGGCGGATGAGTCAGGGTTGGATCCCCTGGCCGTGGATATTCCGGCCAAGCTGAAACCCTTTATGGGCCAAGACTATGTGCTCAGGCAATGGCCTGGCCGTTACGCCTTGCAGCAGCAAAGTCTGTGGTTTTTCTGGTGCCGTTTCCGGTATGGGGTGGAGTACAGTGAGGCCGAGGTGAATGCGCTGCTAAAACCCTTTATCGGGTTTGGTGATCATCCCCTTATCCGGCGGGAGTTGGTCAACAAGTCCCTGTTGGGACGCACCGACGACGGTGGTCGTTATTGGCGCCAAAGCGCCATTCCGCCAGCCGGATTTGAGCGGTTGGCCGACGTGTGGTGA